In Sphaeramia orbicularis chromosome 7, fSphaOr1.1, whole genome shotgun sequence, one genomic interval encodes:
- the LOC115423250 gene encoding cadherin-13-like isoform X2, translating into MEIMHLCLFVMMCVDVHASSLPILHRQKRNWIIESFDIDEGYKGPIPYSLGPIKVEKNIRIFEIHGQGYDEEPKGVFQINKRTGELTVHRTIDFEQYKNFTLTFQAFRENRSIDTKLGIEITIKDSNDNPPLFESEKYENSIKESKAQGTKVVTVFAKDRDTTKEFRTFDLRIVSVTPKPSDLEFYLTQNDDTGSISFKGCLDHEKAEKYTIIVEAKDHGEIPLSSSCSVVINIEDGNNHLPVITGQTGSKRVKEGEKNVLVSRLQVLDEDTNGSSAWRAKYTIQGDSNSNFEIRTDPETNDGLLYVIEPLDYEQGSVRNVTVSVDNDIPYYSCKVLRRTTTGLWNVHTVGGSSVWTPHEASSINVTVTVEDVNEPPVFEKDYKKVIVAENVDTGKYLETFTATDNDFGSKNKVVYKKGKDPADWVVVDPVTGKITTKTTIDRESSFVNGSIYEVTIYAVDNGQPPLSATATLHLYVTDQNDNAPYLGNTTIYMCQSDGPSISNITAFDPDGHPYGGPFVFKLLGDVKGKWTVEPEKGYSVNLVKEPTVHSGHHELMMEVSDSQGKSSVHSFSVTVCKCSDVSRPNCYVRRSAGLIAPQALGIVFFTLLLFAGILLLAFLMSCKRQKFPIKYGESEQHLMKSNMEHKGNDCMFGASQGHSATHNRTVLEERSTREDVTRWSMRVKTRQGMSSTLGSLGQHRRGYEDRYNIKAWEHRINSGHYDALFRETMLNTLAKGMYKLQAPGEELGHYDPRVYAEEGVMESNYQLDAISMPDISFDPDLYRGLEAQFSTLTSICFPNAKSKQENHLNHVKTQSSEVSRITNYR; encoded by the exons ATGGAGATAATGCACCTTTGTCTTTTTGTTATGATG tgtgtggacGTCCATGCCTCATCCTTGCCTATTTTGCATCGACAGAAGAGGAATTGGATCATAGAATCTTTTGACATTGATGAAGGTTATAAAGGACCTATTCCCTATTCACTGGGCCCA attaaagttgaaaagaACATCAGGATTTTTGAAATACACGGTCAGGGTTATGACGAGGAGCCCAAAGGTGTGTTCCAGATAAATAAGAGGACAGGAGAGCTCACTGTGCACCGCACCATAGACTTTGAGCAATACAAAAACTTCACG CTGACATTTCaagcatttagagaaaacagGTCCATTGACACAAAACTAGGCATTGAGATAACAATTAAGGATTCCAACGACAACCCTCCACTGTTTGAATCTGAAAAGTATGAGAATAGTATCAAAGAGTCAAAAGCACAAG GAACTAAAGTGGTCACTGTGTTCGCAAAAGACAGAGACACCACAAAGGAATTTAGAACATTTGATCTGCGAATAGTATCTGTCACTCCTAAACCATCTGACCTTGAGTTCTACCTGACCCAGAATGATGACACAGGATCTATTTCATTCAAAGGTTGTTTGGACCATGAG AAAGCAGAAAAATACACCATTATAGTAGAGGCCAAAGATCACGGAGAAATACCGCTTTCCAGCTCCTGCTCTGTCGTAATAAATATAGAAGATGGAAATAACCACCTTCCTGTGATCACAGGGCAAACG GGTTCAAAACGGGtgaaagaaggagaaaaaaatgtcCTTGTCTCACGTCTGCAAGTCTTAGATGAGGACACTAACGGTTCATCAGCCTGGAGAGCGAAATATACAATTCAAGGAGACTCCAACAGTAACTTTGAAATCAGGACTGATCCAGAGACAAATGATGGACTTCTGTATGTAATAGAG CCTTTGGACTACGAGCAGGGCAGTGTGAGGAATGTAACTGTAAGTGTAGACAACGACATCCCCTATTACTCATGCAAAGTGCTGCGTCGCACCACCACTGGTCTTTGGAACGTGCACACTGTGGGCGGCTCCTCTGTTTGGACTCCTCACGAAGCATCCTCCATCAATGTGACAGTCACTGTGGAGGACGTCAATGAGCCTCCCGTCTTTGAAAAAGACTACAAGAAAGTTATAGTTGCTGAAAATGTTGATACCGGAAAGTATCTTGAGACATTTACAGCAACAGACAATGATTTTGGGAGTAAAAATAAAGTTGT GTATAAAAAAGGAAAGGACCCGGCTGACTGGGTTGTAGTAGATCCTGTGACTGGAAAAATAACCACAAAAACCACCATAGACAGAGAGTCATCCTTTGTGAACGGCAGCATCTATGAAGTCACCATATATGCTGTGGACAACG GTCAACCACCATTGTCTGCCACCGCAACCCTCCACCTCTACGTCACTGATCAGAATGACAATGCTCCGTATCTGGGGAATACCACCATATACATGTGCCAGTCTGATGGACCTTCCATATCCAACATCACAGCATTCGACCCAGATGGACACCCCTATGGTGGTCCTTTCGTTTTTAAACTCCTGGGGGACGTCAAGGGCAAGTGGACGGTTGAACCTGAGAAAG GGTACTCAGTGAACCTGGTGAAGGAGCCCACTGTCCACTCAGGACACCATGAGCTGATGATGGAAGTGTCTGACAGTCAGGGCAAGTCCTCCGTCCACAGCTTCTCAGTCactgtttgtaaatgttcagaCGTGTCCAGACCAAACTGTTACGTCCGCAGAAGTGCAGGCCTCATAGCACCACAAGCACTTGGGATAGTTTTTTTCACCCTGCTACTGTTCGCAG GTATTTTACTACTGGCTTTTCTGATGTCATGTAAAAGACAGAAATTTCCCATCAAATATGGAGAGTCAGAACAACATCTGATGAAATCTAACATGGAACATAAAGGAAATGACTGCATG tttgGAGCCTCACAAGGCCATTCAGCAACACATAACAGAACTGTTTTAGAAGAGAGGTCTACTCGGGAGGATGTCACTCGATGG TCAATGCGTGTAAAAACAAGACAAGGAATGAGTAGTACTCTGGGAAGCCTGGGCCAACATCGTAGAGGTTATGAAGACAGATACAATATAAAG GCCTGGGAACATCGCATAAATTCTGGACATTATGACGCACTCTTTCGGGAAACAATGCTCAATACTCTAGCAAAG GGGATGTACAAACTCCAGGCCCCTGGGGAGGAGCTGGGTCATTATGACCCCCGTGTGTACGCCGAGGAGGGAGTCATGGAGTCCAACTACCAGCTTGATGCCATTTCCATGCCAGACATTTCTTTTGACCCTGACTTGTACCGGGGCTTGGAGGCCCAATTCAGTACTCTGACTTCCATCTGCTTTCCTAATGCTAAGTCCAAACAGGAAAATCACCTGAATCATGTTAAGACTCAAAGCAGTGAAGTGAGTAGAATCACAAATTATAGGTAA
- the LOC115423250 gene encoding cadherin-13-like isoform X1: protein MEIMHLCLFVMMCVDVHASSLPILHRQKRNWIIESFDIDEGYKGPIPYSLGPIKVEKNIRIFEIHGQGYDEEPKGVFQINKRTGELTVHRTIDFEQYKNFTLTFQAFRENRSIDTKLGIEITIKDSNDNPPLFESEKYENSIKESKAQGTKVVTVFAKDRDTTKEFRTFDLRIVSVTPKPSDLEFYLTQNDDTGSISFKGCLDHEKAEKYTIIVEAKDHGEIPLSSSCSVVINIEDGNNHLPVITGQTGSKRVKEGEKNVLVSRLQVLDEDTNGSSAWRAKYTIQGDSNSNFEIRTDPETNDGLLYVIEPLDYEQGSVRNVTVSVDNDIPYYSCKVLRRTTTGLWNVHTVGGSSVWTPHEASSINVTVTVEDVNEPPVFEKDYKKVIVAENVDTGKYLETFTATDNDFGSKNKVVYKKGKDPADWVVVDPVTGKITTKTTIDRESSFVNGSIYEVTIYAVDNGQPPLSATATLHLYVTDQNDNAPYLGNTTIYMCQSDGPSISNITAFDPDGHPYGGPFVFKLLGDVKGKWTVEPEKGYSVNLVKEPTVHSGHHELMMEVSDSQGKSSVHSFSVTVCKCSDVSRPNCYVRRSAGLIAPQALGIVFFTLLLFAGILLLAFLMSCKRQKFPIKYGESEQHLMKSNMEHKGNDCMVILPNPGFSNNNTQIITTTKTTFGASQGHSATHNRTVLEERSTREDVTRWSMRVKTRQGMSSTLGSLGQHRRGYEDRYNIKAWEHRINSGHYDALFRETMLNTLAKGMYKLQAPGEELGHYDPRVYAEEGVMESNYQLDAISMPDISFDPDLYRGLEAQFSTLTSICFPNAKSKQENHLNHVKTQSSEVSRITNYR, encoded by the exons ATGGAGATAATGCACCTTTGTCTTTTTGTTATGATG tgtgtggacGTCCATGCCTCATCCTTGCCTATTTTGCATCGACAGAAGAGGAATTGGATCATAGAATCTTTTGACATTGATGAAGGTTATAAAGGACCTATTCCCTATTCACTGGGCCCA attaaagttgaaaagaACATCAGGATTTTTGAAATACACGGTCAGGGTTATGACGAGGAGCCCAAAGGTGTGTTCCAGATAAATAAGAGGACAGGAGAGCTCACTGTGCACCGCACCATAGACTTTGAGCAATACAAAAACTTCACG CTGACATTTCaagcatttagagaaaacagGTCCATTGACACAAAACTAGGCATTGAGATAACAATTAAGGATTCCAACGACAACCCTCCACTGTTTGAATCTGAAAAGTATGAGAATAGTATCAAAGAGTCAAAAGCACAAG GAACTAAAGTGGTCACTGTGTTCGCAAAAGACAGAGACACCACAAAGGAATTTAGAACATTTGATCTGCGAATAGTATCTGTCACTCCTAAACCATCTGACCTTGAGTTCTACCTGACCCAGAATGATGACACAGGATCTATTTCATTCAAAGGTTGTTTGGACCATGAG AAAGCAGAAAAATACACCATTATAGTAGAGGCCAAAGATCACGGAGAAATACCGCTTTCCAGCTCCTGCTCTGTCGTAATAAATATAGAAGATGGAAATAACCACCTTCCTGTGATCACAGGGCAAACG GGTTCAAAACGGGtgaaagaaggagaaaaaaatgtcCTTGTCTCACGTCTGCAAGTCTTAGATGAGGACACTAACGGTTCATCAGCCTGGAGAGCGAAATATACAATTCAAGGAGACTCCAACAGTAACTTTGAAATCAGGACTGATCCAGAGACAAATGATGGACTTCTGTATGTAATAGAG CCTTTGGACTACGAGCAGGGCAGTGTGAGGAATGTAACTGTAAGTGTAGACAACGACATCCCCTATTACTCATGCAAAGTGCTGCGTCGCACCACCACTGGTCTTTGGAACGTGCACACTGTGGGCGGCTCCTCTGTTTGGACTCCTCACGAAGCATCCTCCATCAATGTGACAGTCACTGTGGAGGACGTCAATGAGCCTCCCGTCTTTGAAAAAGACTACAAGAAAGTTATAGTTGCTGAAAATGTTGATACCGGAAAGTATCTTGAGACATTTACAGCAACAGACAATGATTTTGGGAGTAAAAATAAAGTTGT GTATAAAAAAGGAAAGGACCCGGCTGACTGGGTTGTAGTAGATCCTGTGACTGGAAAAATAACCACAAAAACCACCATAGACAGAGAGTCATCCTTTGTGAACGGCAGCATCTATGAAGTCACCATATATGCTGTGGACAACG GTCAACCACCATTGTCTGCCACCGCAACCCTCCACCTCTACGTCACTGATCAGAATGACAATGCTCCGTATCTGGGGAATACCACCATATACATGTGCCAGTCTGATGGACCTTCCATATCCAACATCACAGCATTCGACCCAGATGGACACCCCTATGGTGGTCCTTTCGTTTTTAAACTCCTGGGGGACGTCAAGGGCAAGTGGACGGTTGAACCTGAGAAAG GGTACTCAGTGAACCTGGTGAAGGAGCCCACTGTCCACTCAGGACACCATGAGCTGATGATGGAAGTGTCTGACAGTCAGGGCAAGTCCTCCGTCCACAGCTTCTCAGTCactgtttgtaaatgttcagaCGTGTCCAGACCAAACTGTTACGTCCGCAGAAGTGCAGGCCTCATAGCACCACAAGCACTTGGGATAGTTTTTTTCACCCTGCTACTGTTCGCAG GTATTTTACTACTGGCTTTTCTGATGTCATGTAAAAGACAGAAATTTCCCATCAAATATGGAGAGTCAGAACAACATCTGATGAAATCTAACATGGAACATAAAGGAAATGACTGCATG GTGATTTTGCCAAACCCAGGATTCAGCAATAATAacacacaaataataacaacaacgaaGACAACA tttgGAGCCTCACAAGGCCATTCAGCAACACATAACAGAACTGTTTTAGAAGAGAGGTCTACTCGGGAGGATGTCACTCGATGG TCAATGCGTGTAAAAACAAGACAAGGAATGAGTAGTACTCTGGGAAGCCTGGGCCAACATCGTAGAGGTTATGAAGACAGATACAATATAAAG GCCTGGGAACATCGCATAAATTCTGGACATTATGACGCACTCTTTCGGGAAACAATGCTCAATACTCTAGCAAAG GGGATGTACAAACTCCAGGCCCCTGGGGAGGAGCTGGGTCATTATGACCCCCGTGTGTACGCCGAGGAGGGAGTCATGGAGTCCAACTACCAGCTTGATGCCATTTCCATGCCAGACATTTCTTTTGACCCTGACTTGTACCGGGGCTTGGAGGCCCAATTCAGTACTCTGACTTCCATCTGCTTTCCTAATGCTAAGTCCAAACAGGAAAATCACCTGAATCATGTTAAGACTCAAAGCAGTGAAGTGAGTAGAATCACAAATTATAGGTAA
- the cdh26.1 gene encoding cadherin-like protein 26, protein MRTPALLLLVALAALAEHHDNKYSRLAKREVLIRSKRRWVLSTIEVVEEDPGPFPKQISQMYNDKFEEGKGHKFSISGHGVDEEPTGVFSIDANNGKVYAHKAIDREILDSFHIKFDVLDRDSGSRLDKELAFDVEIKDINDNAPTFDERVKRANVKENYPEGYLPVQLRATDFDQEGTPNSTVTISVVSQKPDNPKFTIEQFDERNAQLKFTGCFNYDTAKAYTIMVEAKDHGTPALSSTATIILGIEDTNTHPPVFKQNKYSGEVLEMSTSEEVLRVAVEDKDKPNTPGWRAKYFFIKGNEDGNYKIVTDPKTNEGILKVIKGKDFERTTFTNLEIGVENEEKLFVCPGKAPAKPAAPSAVNITIKVIDVNDPPHFDKDTADVYQKEEEVPGKVLFVPTVHDVDSDVDKIRFELIDDPADWVTLDPKTGKVTSTKTMDRESPFVDDNNIYKVLVAAIDDGEPPATGTCTILIHLGDINDHKPKLANSTLIMCGNKNDKVTVAVNDLDAHPFSGPFAFSLGGKDKTLKQRWKLDPAFGEEAVLISLKPLPYGNYSVPLVIQDQQNMIGQETLVVLVCNCGKGEECLKKDPLTVNLGGAAIGLIMAGLFLFLLLIFLFMCQCGKQFQAIRLLQDEGNQTLIKYNQEGGSSECKAEPTSLLSPTTTMTVTDSIKQSNIQHVMAPPVMTEEFDIYSNTMYSRNNEYYMNSLGMQNQRESMRNGGWNRFSSYHTNRSTMRGASRYGHSFSMQANQQIEDHLHRKIQMIAMNNPDDPLYNPHEYAYEGQGSRCQSLDKLSLSNWGDDLQFLNDLGPKFKTLGGICQQTIQEKNIQL, encoded by the exons ATGAGGACTCCTGCACTGCTTCTGCTG GTTGCATTGGCAGCCTTGGCAGAACATCATGACAACAAATACAGCAGACTTGCGAAACGG GAGGTTTTAATACGTTCCAAAAGAAGGTGGGTTCTATCAACAATTGAAGTAGTGGAAGAAGACCCTGGTCCATTCCCTAAACAGATATCACAG ATGTATAATGACAAGTTTGAGGAGGGGAAAGGTCACAAATTTTCTATAAGTGGACATGGAGTGGATGAGGAACCCACAGGAGTGTTCAGCATCGATGCAAACAACGGAAAGGTTTACGCTCACAAGGCCATCGACAGAGAGATTTTGGACAGCTTCCAT ATCAAGTTTGATGTCTTGGACAGAGACTCAGGATCAAGATTAGATAAGGAACTGGCTTTTGATGTGGAAATAAAGGACATAAATGACAATGCACCTACATTTGATGAACGTGTAAAGAGAGCAAACGTGAAAGAAAATTACCCAGAAG GTTACTTGCCAGTGCAACTACGAGCCACGGACTTTGATCAAGAAGGCACACCCAACTCCACAGTCACCATCAGCGTGGTGTCACAAAAGCCTGATAACCCCAAGTTCACCATAGAACAGTTTGATGAAAGAAACGCACAACTAAAATTCACAGGATGCTTTAACTATGAC actGCTAAGGCTTATACCATTATGGTGGAAGCTAAAGATCACGGAACACCAGCCCTTTCTTCCACTGCTACCATCATTCTTGGCATTGAAGACACAAACACTCATCCACCGGTCTTCAAGCAAAATAAG TATAGCGGTGAGGTGTTAGAAATGTCCACTAGCGAAGAAGTTTTGAGAGTTGCAGTCGAGGACAAAGATAAGCCAAACACTCCTGGATGGCGAGCCAAGTACTTCTTTATTAAAGGGAATGAGGATGGAAACTACAAAATCGTAACTGACCCCAAAACAAATGAAGGCATCCTCAAAGTTATCAAG GGGAAGGATTTCGAGCGGACAACTTTCACCAATCTGGAGATCGGagtagaaaatgaggaaaaattatTTGTTTGTCCTGGAAAAGCTCCAGCCAAACCTGCAGCTCCAAGTGCAGTCAACATCACAATTAAAGTGATCGATGTCAACGATCCACCTCATTTTGATAAAGACACCGCTGATGTCtaccagaaggaggaggaggtaccAGGGAAGGTGCTGTTTGTTCCAACAGTTCATGATGTCGATTCTGATGTCGACAAAATCAG GTTTGAGCTGATAGATGATCCGGCTGACTGGGTGACTCTTGATCCAAAAACAGGAAAAGTTACATCGACAAAGACGATGGACAGAGAGTCACCCTTTGTTGATGACAACAATATCTACAAAGTGCTCGTGGCTGCTATAGATGATG GTGAGCCTCCAGCTACAGGTACATGCACTATCCTGATCCACCTGGGGGATATCAATGACCACAAACCGAAGCTGGCCAACAGCACTCTGATTATGTGTGGAAACAAGAACGACAAAGTCACAGTGGCTGTCAATGATTTAGATGCACATCCTTTCAGTGGACCCTTTGCCTTCTCCTTGGGGGGAAAGGACAAAACCCTGAAGCAGCGATGGAAACTGGATCCTGCCTTTG GTGAGGAGGCTGTACTCATTAGCCTGAAACCACTTCCTTATGGTAATTACTCAGTGCCACTGGTTATTCAGGATCAACAGAACATGATTGGACAGGAGACTCTTGTTGTGTTGGTGTGCAACTGTGGGAAAGGGGAGGAGTGCCTGAAAAAAGACCCACTAACGGTGAACCTTGGGGGAGCTGCCATCGGACTCATCATGGCAGGACTCTTTTTGTTCTTGC TACTGATATTCCTCTTCATGTGCCAGTGTGGAAAGCAATTCCAGGCTATCAGACTGTTGCAGGACGAGGGCAACCAGACCCTCATCAAGTACAACCAAGAAGGAGGAAGCTCTGAGTGCAAG GCTGAACCGACCTCGCTGCTGAGCCCAACAACCACTATGACTGTTACCGACAGTATAAAACAGTCCAACATCCAG CATGTTATGGCTCCACCAGTAATGACAGAGGAATTCGACATCTACAGCAACACAATGTACTCA AGGAACAATGAGTATTACATGAACAGTTTGGGGATGCAGAATCAGAGGGAAAGTATGAGGAACGGTGGATGGAACAGG TTCTCTTCATATCATACAAACAGGAGCACCATGCGG GGTGCATCACGGTACGGCCACTCCTTCAGTATGCAGGCAAATCAACAAATTGAAGATCATCTCCACAGG AAAATCCAAATGATTGCCATGAACAATCCGGACGACCCACTGTACAACCCCCATGAGTATGCCTACGAGGGACAGGGCAGCAGATGCCAGTCGCTGGATAAGCTGTCACTCAGCAACTGGGGAGATGATTTGCAGTTTCTGAACGACCTCGGGCCCAAGTTCAAGACGCTGGGAGGAATCTGTCAACAGAcaattcaagaaaaaaacatacagCTCTAA